The window ATGGGATCGAATCTCCAGGGAGAACCTAGGTAGGATCCTGGAAGCATATGGACAGAATATAGGCGATTGGAGGAGCCTTCTGTTATCACTGATGGGAAAAGCGGCACAGTACAAAGTGATTCACTTGCCCAAATTTCTTTATGTCCTCCAAAATACACCCTACACTATTCCAGATAGGTTCTTCCAAACAGGTAGGCAAAGTCACTCGAACGCTGCTTTGGGATGGGGGGCTCCACAGATTGCACTAGTGACGCTGATGAGGAAGACCTGGTATGGGACATGGCACTGCTGTACCTGAGGCTATACTACTGGACAGCAAAACTTGTGGTGGTAAATTACTGGGTTTTCTCAGACCAGTGTGGACCATCCCTCCTGGCAGATAGAAGGCCCTTAGAACTGGAAGGCTATCTCTGCCACCTttattggggggggaggggaacaaAGGGCTCCCGCCACATACAGCGGTTGCGGTGGACACCTGGAGAAGGGCGGTGCAAGTCAAGATCTGTCACGGGATGATAACATTGATTATACCACTTGGAGAATCTGTGGCATTGCGGGATCTTCGAGTGATACAGGGCCACAAAAAAAGGGACCTACTGGGCATCTCGATGATGGGGAATGTCTGGAATAAAAGGTCAGCTGACCCCCTTTACAGAACTATGGGCTGAGTACAATCTGACGAGCAGTCAATACTTAAAGATATGTATAGATGCAATACATCCTTAATAAGCATGCCCTCCACTTGGAGGACCTACTGGAGGAATTCCCCTTGAGTACAGTATACTGGTGTCTCCCATGCACAGGTATGCCATCTCACTGGTTTATACAACCCTCCGACCTCACAGTCTCCACCCGCTGGCCTCACTTAGACACAGGTGGGaaagggactgttagaaatggggtctctagttggtagtggtttgcaccctgtccaagtaggggcgctcactccagtcagggtaagggagccgcaCAGCTAAGGTAAACCTTGCTCACcccccaggtagcttggcacaagaagtcaggcttatctcagaggcactgtgtaaagtattcatacacacaggacaaaacagtgaaagcactacaaaaggactccacaacagtttacaaaaacagccaatatttatctgaataaaacaagaccaaaatgacaaaagagcCAACATACATAAccaaaaatatcactttaaaaagatTAACtgtaattgtagttccttgaaatcaatgaagtgcttgactgaggcaaagtacctgagatgcgtcaaaaacaaagctgatgcaggccgcaggggaggtgatgcattgattccttactgttAGGCAGGAGCGGTGATGTATCAGTTCCTTGCTGCCACAGGGGACATGTGTTGTTTGCAGCACAAAGCGTTGGTTACTTACTGCGTTGCGGTGTCGATTAAGAAATATGGCACCCAGGAACAATGCGTCGAAAGTCAAGCTACAATGTGTTGATCTCACAGTCATGAAGCAGGCGCTGCGTCggatggctctctatatagtgtgcaaaaatgatgagcactgtgcagagtccaagcaaccccatcttggttaacagaggtaaaaactagaccacctaatgctctcatttttatggtagcttttTTGAGCAGCTAGGCCAATCCTCGAGAAGTCCTAAGCATTCGCTGTACACACACTATCAATAAATGTAGATACACTCTAAAGAATAacctgagaccaatttacaaaaacacttcaaatttttataaattttttaagaccaagatcatcaaaatcgggtaagtactttttaagttatgattttacaaagtttagcaaaaatagtcttttgtgcagAATTACGtaccacaggaatcaatgggagaaacttTAAAAGTGCATatgaaatcaggcaatgcgtttaccaatgtctcctgtttttaggttgaggtcatcgagGAGTCCTGTCGGCCAGCTAGAGAAGTTCAGGCGGTTcctggttcaagcaggagcagctactgaaagtcttggagctggtacaGGACAAGCaatggggaccacttggaaatgcactgcacaggcagacttcaaggtgagtccagtgggtccaTTTGAAGTGTAGAGGTCGCAAGGCgtaggggacccttagagcacagctggttctctggtgcagaggccagggaggctggggggagagcagagcagataggtgagccaagagttgtgcgcaaagatgcccttggaaccaggacacaggtcactttgagggtggattctcaagtgtcctgaagtcccttgactggagcttgcttctggtcctcgaaGAGTCCaatgtggacttttcttctgggtttcAGATGTTGGGGGTCCAATACTCCTAGCTATTGCAGTTCAGCcaatggaggttgcagtgccaccaaacatggcacacttgaAGGGTTTGTCCTCCGGGCCCGTCAGGAGGAATTTGGTCCGGCTActttgtctggttccttggtcaacggccagtcagtgaactggactacactggtctttgcttctttgttgccgggagtgataccttcactctggagggaggtccttggAAATTTTCAAAAGGATGGAGGTCATCTATGGTTTTGCAGAGTCTCTCCGAAGTAAAGTCAATCCCTCAGTCACAACTggcgagtcctgggtgcagcaggcagggtttggcacgtttttctttatgcagcaggacttctgttatcGTGCCTTAGTTCCTTtcctgctggccttcttgtgtccgtgTAATCTAATCTGCAGGcgtaggggtgcccactaaatactgcatttagtgggcattcagGGGAGTTCCTAATAGTGACTAATAGGGCATTTAccatagggtggctacacccactatgtgaacacttcctgtgggcagaggtcacttccctatccctgattggctattttcctaccatgcaaggtggaggaaaatgaaatggagggggcactttgcatgcaacaccttaggggtggtgcaggctggggatggaCACGCCTTCTGTCCTATGTGCATTTTCACACCATTGCTCCCGCCAAACGTGGGGGGTTGCAACGggagtggccatctgctgctagcagtagggctgggggtcgagtttcaagggcggcaagCCCTCTGAAGCTTGCAGGCATGGTTGTGCTGGGGAGGatatgtaacacctctgcccaggaagggctgtgttttctgaacccagagaacaaaggctcaccccagggttccagaatattGTCTGCTGGATGCTGCCTggtcaaccatgccagggttagttagcttagaggtgacccctgagtaccttttgcaataaatctaatgctggtaccagtttgtatttattgttctgatttgtttaataccaaacaactcagggttcataGTGGCTACCATTGTAGCTGTGAAAattatactgaccagtgtccagcacatgccttTTAAATGGCTGCTCTCTTCACTTAATTTGTCCCCGGTTTGGCAAGGACCCAGTCGGGGGCATATTGcatatgcatctatgcccacacatccagcacagtgcaccctgccttagggctgaaaggcctgccagaggggtgacttacctatattgcatacaTTGTGTAGTGGACATGTCACACAGGTTGGGTGCCATGTCATTTTTGCATTTTACGATTGCACCAGGACgctcagcctgcaatagcagtgctaGGTGCACTTGGatacatggtccctgagggtggcacactctatgctgctgtcctcaggggcctacccttagtacctcatgccctgggtacctaagtaccacctacttatagtggcagctaaaggggttgccaactgtgccaatgcaccacaacagtcttgagaaagagatctggcccagggaacctggttagcatgggccctgggcactaacagctctgaaaccacatcaaataccaggaaaAAGTAGGGGTCTAacaatgtcaaaagaggcactttctcacaagtGTGTCACAGACTTTGTGATGCAGTGCTTGAAACTAACACAGCGGTGGTCGTTCCTACGAGCTACGATGAAAAGCTAGGGACTGCTTTGAAAACCGTGGTTGATGCATCCAGCGGGGATCGTGCTATGGTGCTGGCAGCGGCGATGTGTCAAATCCTTTAAGAGATGCGTTGGTTCAGAAAGATGCTGTGAGACAATGCGTAGATCTTCTCCTTGTAATGCCAAAAATCTCattcaagggcccagaactggtTTTGGCATCACTTGACAGGACAGAGCTCAGCAGAGgcgggcagatgaagtctttgatgtccctaagacttcttaacatgaggcaagctcagctcgagcccttggagaaccttggaaagcaggatgtacaaagcaaagtccagccctttcattCTCTATCTGCTActtatgggaaattacacttaaaagatatttcaagacaatccccatgttactctatgcgAGAGATAGATCTTGCAATAGTAAAAAGCGAATTTAGTAGTATTCAAccatcaggacatgaaaaacacaccactaaatgccctaccttttaaatacactgtattcTGCACATGAggctaccttggacctaccttaggggtaacttagaggtaataaaaggggaggtttgggactggaaagtgggtgcacttgctaggacgaaatggcagtttaaaacagtggcaggcctaagacatatgtacagggctactcatatgggtggcacaattagtgctgcaggcccattagtagaattTGATGTACAATCCCTGGGCACACACCGTGCACTACACTAgagatttaacagtaaatcaaatatgccagtcatggagaaaccaatcaccaatacattttggacagagcccatgcactttagcactggctagcaatggtaaagtgcccagagtcctaaagccaacaaagtcagatcagaaaaataggaggaagaagtctGGGGgataacctgcaaaaagggccaggtcgaacAGGGACCTGTGTAGATTGACAATCACTTAGCAATCTGCTTTTAAAGAAATTAAGAGAGTCATGTACTACTAAGTTCAGTGTAGGAGCTGTTGGTGGCTGGAAAATATGTATTTGACAGGGGGTTTCCTGTATCATGGTGAACACAAAAGTAACAGATTCTTCTTGTGGTGATTGTTTTTGCACCAATTCAGCAACCTTCCTCTTCACAACTGCCAATGCACCAAGCAAGAATTATCCTCAACAGCAGGGAAGTCAGGAAGGGGATGAACTTCATCAGCCTCAGAGGATAAAGGTTGTCTGCTGAAGATGCTAAACTCCAAGCCCTGGTACAATAGCCCACTTACTTGAGCAATCTACTGGTCTACTTCAGTCTCTGGCATAGATAGGTGTTTAACTTCTAAGCTCCTAGGCATCCGGTCTCAGCCACCTAGATAATGCCAACTGGGTCTAGCAGATCCAAACTGTAAGGTATCTGGGGACAAATGACAGAGGTATCAGATGTTCTCATCCTCCACATAGTGGAGTGCATACAGCCAGTGAGTGTGATCTCCTTTAGCGGGAAAACCTTACACGAAAAAAAATTATCACCAGTTTCCAAGATCCCACATTCACATTGTATCTCTTTCCCTAACGATAAAATCCAGCAACTCTTGAAATGTGCTGCACCAGGCAGCTATTCGCTAACAAGGTAATGCCAAGACATTTAGCAAGTTACTCCACATTGGTGGATATCCAGTGTTTGCAGTACACAACTTTTACCAAAAAACAGGGTCTAGCTCATTGGTAAAGATACCCTAAGCAGAAGAGAAACAGGTTCCAGTGCCCACCAATGACCAGAATAAGATGACATGACCATGTGTGATGATTACCTAGTTTTtcctggcttcaggactctgcactttaccactggtaacgtGCGTGTGCACTGCGTAAAACATGGTAACTGGCTTATCCACAGTTtgcatataatttacttttaagccctagtaaaatgcactacatatgcacagggtatgtaaattaaatgctactagtgggcctgcagcactgattgtgccacacacagccCTACAACAGGTATGTGCCTTTCTTTGCAGATCCTGTGCATGCAGTTGCATGAATGTCAACATGGCAAATTAACCCTCTTACCAGCCCCAAACctacccttttaatacatatgccacctctaaggtaggccctagacattacaggggcagggtgcagagttAGCTTAAGACATACTATTAAATtatacatatcctagtagtgaaaaacgttaattttgtgttttattaatgcaaggcatatccctcccacaggataacattggaatttccttttttttttttttttacattttataagtgtattttCCAGTTAGGAAGAAATAGGACCACCTGGTTTGGTGTCTCTAAAATCtcccttcaccataaattgtgatttctaACAGTAATTCTGGAAAAAACACTTTCAGAAAGACATTTAGtagctttagccatttggtgctttcTGCTCGTCTCTAAATACACGTCTGCGGTGAGTGACAGctaggcttgtgcattccctccagacagcacaaagggagcttaggtgctactgatgggccatcctgggtagtatgggagggaggagctaataaGTACACCTAAGTGGGCTGTGCCCGGTCCTCACACAAGGGCTGCATAGCCCAttgtagtaagtctggagccagtgTATGAAGGGCAGGGGCTCTGCACAGTCCGCTTTGAAAtctacccacttcaaaggcacagttgggtagaagtactggaccaccaactcagtacatgtctggacctgtgagtactctgccaggaaggactgctgtgctgccaacaggactgtcattctgctggactgccctccttgcctggcagtaacaaggactggacctgcatctctccaacccagaactacTCCggttttctgaattctcagggacacaagaaacttccaactcacctgctacagcacctagaCTCGGTCATCTGAGGGccttgccctgctaagtggtgccaatccagtcctgggccctttgaagtgggCATGAGGTGCTGCTCCAGTCGAAAGCCACCAAGCACTGTAATACAGCTCGTTCTTcaaaaaaaattgtatttcaaGCTCTACTTACTGGATCTTTGTCTTTGTCTAATTTTATTTaccgtttgaagtgttgcacaaatactttacacattgctgcttaAATTAGGCACAGGGTAaactagggtgtgtttgtgacttgccccgattaggattgtggttcctatttggacagggtgcatatctctaccaactagaaacccaatttttatCACTGGTGATCAGCAGATAGGACctctttgtgcagtgccatacagtatcTTGATGTCCAATACCAATCCACACCAAAGACCAATTCAAACTCATTACTCCCAAAttgccatttttaattttttccaaaattgtgtCTGACTGGAAGTTCTACATTTGCACATGTAAAGATGGACTTTCAGCCAGCCAACATGGAGGATTATACCGTGGCCCAGCTCAAGGATATCTGCAAGGGTATGGGCCTTTCTACCAAAAGCTCCACAgagaaggtggagctgcaaaaggcactgagggcctaggCAGAAGCTCTCACTGCTTTGAATATAAGCACAGACGACAGGCTGGATGATATGATAAAGAATTGGACCAAAACTCATAGGAGAGTCTGGGACTGCTACCTGTGGAGGAGGGCAATATCCTACCTGGATTAGGTGATTCTGTGCCAGCCAGGAAGCAGCGTGGAATTCAGAGACCTGTCCCAAGAGAAGCTAatggacaagagggaggagagaaaATTTAAGTTAAAGCTTCCTAAACTGAAACTGGAGGGAAAGAGCAAAAGAAATGGAGAGAGAAGGCCGAGAGCCTTGGAGAAGAGATTAGTCATGgaggggaaaaacaaaaaaaggatggCCTGTAAGCGATGTCTAAAGGAACTAGATATCAGAGCTAAGCAAGTAGAGTCTAGTGGTGGCAGCGTTATTGCAGTGTGCTCTGGAGACAAGGTGGTCCATATTCCAAGGGTCTGGTGCCCGATTGCGGTGGGAGATGACAGATGGTTTGAGGCCAATCACATTGCTCTGCAGATGCACAAGATCCCTGACGGGATTAGTCAGTGGCAGCATATCCCTAGTGAAGGAAGTGACAAAACTGGTTCTACTTCTGCAAATTGGGTGGCTAGGCTCAATCAGGCCACACAAAGTTTTGCAGGAGCCAATAACCAACTAGTCCACTGTCCTCATGGCATTAGCAGTGGGTGCCACAGCCACATGTTTGGGAGCCTTGCTGGGGCTGAACTGGCtctatggaggagagagcctctgcAGAAATAAGAGGACTGACTCAGTTGGCATGGTGGAGGAGATAGTCCCAAGGAGTGCACTGTGGCTCTAGTTTGCCAAAGGCTTCAGAGCAGAACCTGCTCTGTCCCTAAATAGGTGCATGCTGTCAAGAAGCATGTCCATGTGGGATGACTGGACATTGCCTGGAAGGaaaggaataaaataaaatgttgattGGGCCAAAGTATGGTGACTAATGTCAGCACTATTGCCAGTGGCTCTTCCAATGCAGCCTATGGTATCCAGGCCACAACCAATCACAAATGTGGCAGTGTCAAGAACACCCTGGATATCCTCAGTTATGACAGAGTGAAGATCTTGTGGGACATGAGGTAATTTGAGCAACTGTGCTCTGGAGAGCATGGGACTAACATCTCAGCTGACTGATCAATACTGCTTGAGTTGTGCAATTTTTGCAGCTGACTGGGAGAGCAAGGTTTGGCCTAGGTCCCTAGGAGATTGGGAAGTGCCTCATTGAAAGAAAGGAGGGGCTCAGTACTGATAGTTTGCTGTTGCCAGACTACAAAGAACACGCACTCCAGTGTGACAtcagttttccccatcagagccACAGGAAGGAACAGACAAGTGCTCACTTTTGTAAAACACCATAATCAACCTAGACAGTTACCACTTCCTTAGGATCCTACACGATAAAGTACACCGTCTTTGCAACTGTGCACCATGACAGACTATTAAAGGGAGGGGACAGTATAAAATTGTTACTTGTAAGCACACCACACACCCCTTTGATAACAGATGCAGGGGGCTCGTGGAAATCCTAATAGAAATGGAGGGGTAAGGAGAAAGAGTAGAAGGAAATATCCCCGGCTTTATTATTACTGAGTTTAACCTACCACAAACTGGCATAAGATATTAGTGGGCAAAAGATGCAAGATAGGAAAGACTACTTAACATCTAGCATGTGGCCTCAAGTTCTTAAAGAGCTCTCAACTAGTGGGATTGGACGTAGCTAGATCCTGGGCGGCAGTTAGAAACAGGAAGTGTACAAGACATGGACTTTGAACCAGACGACCAGCACGCCGTTGCTTTGAAACAAAGGCAAAGCATGCCAAAACGTAGGCTTGCCTATGCCAGAAGTCTGGGCCTCCCTGCAGCATTGTCCTTTAGCATTTACTTAATTTTTAATATTGCAACATGGAGTTTACAGAACTTGTGGATTTAAAGGCACCTTACTGACAATGAGCATTTCAGCCAAACTAAACATGCAATATTAAAAAAAGTAATACTGTTTTATTTtgcttcaaaaaaacatttcagcattctaaaacatagaaaaaataaacataacattGCAATTAAGTACAGAACGCTTGTGGACATTTGCTGGCTCCTGCTCTTCACTTTTATTCAGTGAAGTGATGCGTCAAGagttgtatagttttaaaaaaaactaccaCACTTAACTAAAACAAACTCATACCATGCCAGATGAACCCCCTTTCACAACTAAGAATTGCCTCAGAATCCTATCACTATATACAGAAATACAACTTTTAGGCTAAATAGACGCTCACTGTAGTGTAAATAGATTTACCCTCACGGTGCATGCTTTGGGTCACTATGGCACCATATGGTAGGTATAACCTTCCAAAGAAGTACATTCTCTTCCCCAAGGCACCAATAACTCCAAGCACGTACCACAAGAACAGGTCTAGTTTATTTTACAAACTACCAATATGTACAGTTTGAAACCCAGGATGATCTAGCAAATAACCATATAGAAcaacttacaaataaaaaaaatgcttgaaacatttttaaatgctttgttaCACCAACAGCAAAAGTGCGGAGGGAGGAGATCACTAGAGCGCCGTATTTATTCCCCCACCCTCTCCATTTTAAAAAGGTTTGGAAATATTTACAACTTTGATACAGTTTCAGGATGCTCATACACCCATTGCCACTTAGTAAACCAGTTTCAACTAGAAGAGCATTTTCGAAACTACAAAGAGCATAATCCAATCTTGTAATTAAACTTAATGAGGGCAGTAACTCCACGTCGAGTCTTTTGTAGTAATTCCCCACTACTCTAAGGTATTCACAGACATTcattcatcatcctcctcctcttcctcgtcctcatCTTCTTCGTCTTCATCCTCGTCGTCATCCTCCTCAACCTTCTTCCGGGCAACAGGCTTTGCAGCTACCTTGGCACCATCAAATTTGCCTTTGGACTTGTAGTCTGCaacatcctaaaaaaaaaaaaaaaaaaagcaagaataTGCCAGGTAAGTAAATTCAGATATCTGCGTTGAAATCCAACTACTACAGGGGGAAACCGGATAAAAACCAGGAGGTCCACCTTACAGTTCAAACTCACACCTATGATTCTGTTTGTGTTACAGGTGGAAAAATCAAATTAAGAACTACACAAACAGAATGGTCTAGAACTGTACAAACCTCATACTAGCGAATTATTCTGCCCAATTACAATCATCTCACCTTTTCATATTTCTCCTTCAGCTTTCCTGCCTTTATGTTGTAAGGTTGTTTTTCACCGTCACTGAGATTATTCCACATTTCGCCCAATTTTTTTGCGATATCACCAATGGAAATACCAGGATTCGTAGATTTAATCTTAGGGCGGAAATCGGAGCAGAACAGGAAGAAGCCAGAGCTAGAGTTGgaagggaaaaaaaatatatataaataattcagCATGTCAAGTCAGACTAcgaattttttttttgggggtgggggggtggggtggaggtttgCGAAAGTGGTACCCAGGTGTATATGAAACAAACCAAGTCCAACAAAGCTGATGTAGGCTATGAGTAGTGTACTTGGTGGGAGAATGAACACAAACCCATGAATTCCTATAACAAGAGCACACTGGTAATGGAGCAGTTATCTAGGATGGAGGCGGCCCACATGTATTTACATATGATTAATTATATGGCTTTGGTATGTGGGTCCATCCCCAGTGTTGGATCAAAACCATGCAGATACCAAGTAACTCCTACAAGGATGCCCCAAGTATGGAGGTTCATGGAATTCAAAGGCAGTAACCTAATCGCTAAATAGGTGGCAGTCATACAACGGAGCGGATTTTTTACCAAGCCATGTGTTGTTGAGTCACATAACATGTATGCATAGGTTCCTCAAAGCCCCTAGTACACCCACTTGTGGGACAACACACTCGGGGCTTTTCAAAGTCTTGGTACCAGGGTGGTATGCCCAATCTCAGCAGTCAGTCAACAGGATTGAAATACTACAGTGCATCTGTGGAATCCCATGGGGTCCGATGTACCAGTCACCCAGGAATCATCCCCAAATCTTCAAAAAGAGGCTTGAAACCCCACGATTGTAAATAACTGCACGCAGTTGTGGAGTCTCTGAACTGCTACGACGTGTTCAACACTGTACTAGACAAACCAGTGTTGGAAGTTACTCCCACTGGAAAACCTAATCTTACCGCATTGTCGAATAATCTGTGGTTATGTTTAAGCAACATTGTTCTGAGCCAATACTTACGGAGGCCTTTTGGGAGCATTGGGATCCTTCTTTTTCTTGCCCCCCTTGGTTGGTCCAAAGTCTTTCATTTCCCGGTCATATCGTACTTTGTCAGCTTTGGCCAAATCATCAAACTTTGATTTCTCTTTGCCGGACATGGTCTGAAACAAAGCATTTATAGCACTGATTAATTGTGCGCAGACATCCGATAAGGAAAGTTAAATTATAAATTAACCTCAGACGAAATGACATTCAGGATACGGTACTGAAAAATAAGTTACCTTCCACCGTTCAGAACACTTCTTGGAGAACTCCGAGAAGTTAACTGGAATTTCGGGGCTTTTCTTTTTGTGCTCGTCGCGACATGTTTGCACAAAGTAGGCATAAGCAGACATCTTGCCTTTGGGCTTCTTGGGGTCTCCTTTTGCCATATTTCTGATCTGTggcaaagaggggaaaaaaaatatatatataaataaataaatatatataacgcGTGTACTGGACAACACGGACTACGTTTTTTCAAACTgatcatttttgtatttttattattattattatttgtaaacgATTAATTACTCCTAAATGATTCGTGTGGGATAAATAAACTACGCCGTGTGCAAATGCATTCTTTTCCCAACCTATGGGCGGGTGGGCAAAGCACCATAGGTAAACACCtaaaattaacattgaaaatgaaGCCCTAACAAAGCGTTACTGCACAGAACTACTGGTGGCAGTAGGCTTCAAGTGTGCCAAATGAATCTACTATTTTAGATAATTTAAGGCTAAAAGTGTCCTACAAAACCGATCATACTCACACCAACCCTAAAAACGACGAAATGGTAGTAATAGACAATAATgtcataaaaaatgtaaaacagtcGAAAATAGCGATAATAACGTAAATCACCAACTAGATTACAcaaattgatttaaaaatatatatcactttttggCATAATTCTATAAAACCGATAAAAAAAAAGCAGGAAAAACTCCATTATACACGACGGCTGTACAGGTGTATTAGCACCGATTACAAAACGAACACCAACGAAATTATGAAAATTTGCAAAAAATGTCCGATTAAAAATGCAGCGTTTTGATTCCCGCCATCTTTTCCTTTCTCCACACCCAAGGTCATagtcaacaaacaaaaaaaatatgctaTAAAAACTTATTTCTACCTGCGAAAAGTAAGCGTCCCGGCGCGGGATCGCATAACGTGCGGGGAATGGGCTCCGTGTATGTATGATGTGTGCTTTAACTGAAGGGCTATCCACAGCACAAACCTACGGGTCACCCCGACACCAATAATTCATCTTCCATTTTGTGAAAAGCTTCCTCATGAAAGAAAGTCCCCTTCAAAAGAGTCCCTGAAGCCTATTTTGGGGGTATTTTTTGAGAACAGGTTCGCTCGGGGCTGCGGGAGCGCACTTCTCAACGAGGGTACGGCTCCAATGATAGTATATAGTGTGGTATTGAGGATATAGCAGAGCCGCGGCtgtttctttgccatagctctCCATTcactaaaatggcttctctgtcagGAGCGAGGCTGCACTAACAAAGCCACGCACACACCCTCGCCGAGGCTTGACAGAGAATTGCAAGGCGTCGGAAATAGCAAAACACGCCGGGATAACGGCATTCAATACAGAAAGCGCTTTCCTAACAGACCCCCTATCTGTTTATTCAAAAATTATTAGCGGTTTAAGAGCAGCAAGCGGTTTACAACGTCCCCCCTCCCCCGCCACTGGCGCTGCACTGTTTAACAAAGACTCTACAGCGCAGCCATTATACAGTCCGTCAATCGGCACAGACAGGCGCGGCAGAGCTGCCGAAAAAGTGACTATCCAAGCGAAGGCGACAGAAAAGCCCACCAAAGGGATAAGACTAGGTAGGAAAAGCGATGGCCGT of the Pleurodeles waltl isolate 20211129_DDA chromosome 2_1, aPleWal1.hap1.20221129, whole genome shotgun sequence genome contains:
- the HMGB3 gene encoding high mobility group protein B3 gives rise to the protein MAKGDPKKPKGKMSAYAYFVQTCRDEHKKKSPEIPVNFSEFSKKCSERWKTMSGKEKSKFDDLAKADKVRYDREMKDFGPTKGGKKKKDPNAPKRPPSGFFLFCSDFRPKIKSTNPGISIGDIAKKLGEMWNNLSDGEKQPYNIKAGKLKEKYEKDVADYKSKGKFDGAKVAAKPVARKKVEEDDDEDEDEEDEDEEEEEDDE